ATTTGCCTACTACCACCCCATGCTCACTGTAACCCCACTGTAACCCCCATGAAGCCCCAAGAGCACACACTGCACACTCCTCCATTCGCCTCTCCACCCCATAATCTGGTCTGCAGCTGTACACATGCGCTTTCTGTCTTCCCCTTGTGCTCCAGCCACTGGGTGGAtacacacatctgcagcagaGCCCCCCAAACAACAGTGGTGCACAAGGCTCAACAGGACAGTTCCAGCAGAGGAACTTTCATAGACTCATGTTCGTTGTCATGAAAGCACTACTGAAACACTTGACATCGGAGGACCTCTTGAGTTTAAGTATGATGTGTCCATGGATACTGGAACGTGCCAGTATCGGAGCTGATTTTCAGTCTCAAACTATGATGGATTTATAGGTCTGGATAAAATAAGCactattcatttaaattacacCTGAACGGGATAGTAATTGCATACGCCAGCAACGTACTGAACTTCTAATAAATAACATGGGCCGAGAGGGTAATGAAAAGCTAGATAATAATATGTTTGACAAGAAAAGTGgagatgaaaaatacacacacacattttcagaaccgcttgtcccatacggggtcacggagccaacccggcaactcagggcgcaaggctggagggggaagggacacacccaggacgggacgccagtccgtcacaaggcaccccaagtgggactcgaaccccagacccaccggagagcaggactgtggtccaacccactgcgccaccgcacccccctgagatgaaaaatatttcaagttaATTCTAAGATGTCTCAGTAGGACCTTTAGAAtgtttacagtgtgtgtatttacgtAGTCTTGCAAAATTCTTAGACTATCTTTGgaaatttacatgtaaaaataatacaataaatgttTTCACTACATTCTTGACATTCTTTCTGTTCAGCTGAACTCAAAACAGGATGTATGTAGGTAAGAAAAAATATGtgtgaaaaaatagaaaaacaactTGTCAGTTTCTGGGAACCAATTGAATTATACACTGGGCACAGTAATTTTAGGGGGTTTAATACAGGAGGACACAGTCTTGTTGAACACTGATGGTTCCGAACAAGAAAATCTATGTTAAAGTATGGTGATGAAAGAAGATACTTTCATAAATTATAAGTTTTTTTCAACAAACAACACCTCGTGTTTCCCAACAGCATACACAACTGAGCTGAACAGTGTATAAACAGTGTAGACCGACACTACAATGGTACTGTTAAAATCATTCCACTAAATAAGTGCTATatgttaaaagtaaaaaaaagcatTGCGAATGGCCATATTTGGACAAAGTGggaaacagatgtttttctctgtacCCGACTTCTAAATGGTCTCAGCGCAACGAGATCGGGTGAGAAGaagagttttattattattattattattattattattattattaataataataataataataagaagaagaagaattcgACTATCTAATTATTCTTTTTAGGCTatctaattatatttttataataataataataagaagaagaatgttgGAAGGCGGTGACACAGAGGCCGGTCACCGATTCCTGCAGGTGATCAATAAGGGCATCGTCGGGTTAGAACATATGGCGAGATGTAAGTGTTTTGGATCGGCGCGTTGCACGTGACGCCGCGTCCCTTCATGGGTCCCTCGCCGAATGCGGCCGCGCACAACAGTCCGCTCCTCGCATGTTTCATCTCTCGTCACAGTCGCAGTTGGCGCGCTGAGCGCTGCCAAATCCTTTCACTTGGCAGGCGTCGgcgtgtgatttatttattagttgAATAATTAATTGAATTACTTATGTCCATGTTTATCACCGCCTCATCCCAGGCTTCCATGATCTCCGTGTTCATCTACGCAAGACAAGAGGCAAGTGAAATGTTTCAACGTGGATGTAAACGACGCTTTGCGATCAGCCCCATAATCATGCTGAATGCAAGTTTACACATTGCAGTGTGTTTGAAGGgatgaataaagaataaaacctTACATTGCCTTACTGCACAAATGCATAGGTGGTCACTGATTACAAAAACCAGCAGTTTTGAATTTAGCACACAATTCCTTGAAGCAGCCAAGCGCCGCACCGATGCGAAGAGGATTACAGAAACAAGAATCATTTTCTCGCGAGAGTCCAGAACCTTAACAGTACAGAACAAACCCGAGATATCGCGATACTGTCATGCTGTCCCTCGGTCAAATTCAGCTGGTGTTGTAGTCGGAGGTGAGTTGATGAATGGCAAAATATGTCATACACTTGAAAGGCCAAACGAAAGGATAGAGAGGTAACGCACAAATATGTTATGAATGTATTTTCTGCTATGCTGGTATTATAGAACTCTATAATAATTTCTAAGAGCGTGCTGCTCTCCCGGTGGCGCACCCGCTGTCCGTGTCGTGactggaggtggagagactcaGAGGGAGCGGGAGACGAGGTGCGCGAGCCATCAGCTCGTGCCGGACGACGGCGGGAAACGCGGCGTCCGTGTAAAGCACGCGCGAGCACAGACACATTAATTTAATGCGAACGTTGTGACGTGTAGAAGCGGCGTGTTTTTTATGTTGTCGCATCGTGTTTGTCTGGCAAATATCGGTCCCTTCGGGATGAAACAGTCGTACTGACGATGAAATGCACAGTAAACTACTAACTGGCAATATCTCTGCTCTCTCGTGGTTCTTTCCATGTTAAATAACGTTTTTGACTCTTTGTTCTCCCAGTGTCGGGGTAGCGCTCCcgtcagaacacacacacggagtctgATTCGCCGGTCACTGGACCTACATCCTATCATCTTCCAAACGTGGTCACGCGCGGTCTCTGTTTCGAATGAATCCCGCTCGAGCCATCGCCGCAGTGGTCTCGAGCAGAGTATTTTACCCTAACGCTCCGGTAGAATTCATTGCTCTGCTAAACGGGtcaatatgtataaataattttagatGACGGAATCAGCTGAGCAACAAAGTATTAACTAGGCTGTTGTGTAACTAAATAACgttaatttttaacattaatcAGACACAGACTCTGGCTGGAATAAGGACTTGAGATTCTTTTTGTTCtattaaaaatgtctctttaAACTGGGAAATACAGAACTTTATTAATTCTGAAGGAAATTATGACTGGCTACAGCAGTACACACTGTAATAACATGGTACTACATAAAAAACCCATAGACAAGAGTAAAGTAGTAtatctggggcagcaggtgcagtAGTGATTACAGTGGTTACATACCCTGAagtactctagtaaaaatgagccagctgtataaatgggtaagtacccgtaggtagcttaacgctgtaagtcacttttgaggagagcatcatctaaatgtattttctcttgtCTTTATCTACCATAGTAGTTCTTCACAACCAGCTCTAAACTTTTCTTTTACTCTGTGCAAATACACTCGACTTGGGGGACATAGAAGgtaattcaagaccctggttatagcctacaaatgcatcaatagaactgctcccagctatttacaggacttgatcaaccgctacaccccagccagaccccttcgctcgtctacttctgctcgcttggtggtcccgcgcacgaaaggtaaagctcggaggttctcgtttctggctccgttgtggtggaacaaccttcctgtctcactcagaactgcagaaactgtctatattcaagaagggtcagacccatttcgcccaagatttctccagctcacgtacagtgtaaatgttcatgcgccgtaacttcatgagcatcccctgataagcctttattcagctgctacTCCGCCATTCTATGTGATTGTGTGTctcataatatttaaaaaaaactaaatggtaggagggtatcaggatttgtttatcctgtgttttatgcaccagctgaatgatgaacatcggtgaagcaagtggaaggtgacaaaccaggtttacttgagtcacatgtctgcagctatgtctctttctcttaatgtagtgcataaattttacttttgttgagatgtacgttgctttggacaaaagcgtctgctaaatgaataaatgtaaatgtaatggccTTAATTTTGTATTTGCTACACTTACAATAAAGACGACTCTTCTGTTGCTTGTCCATCTGCATTATTTCTATGACGCAGGCTCACTGGACAAGCAAAACCCTTCTGAAGACGAGGTGTTCTTGCTGCTGGCCTGCAGTTTGAGAagagtgctgctggaaagtCTACCGCCAACATGGGGAACATTTTTGGAAACCTTCTGAAGAGCCTGATTGGGAAGAAGGAGATGCGAATTCTCATGGTTGGGCTGGATGCAGCGGGGAAAACCACAATCCTGTACAAACTGAAGCTGGGAGAGATAGTCACCACTATACCCACCATAGGTACACATTTTCCCCACATGATCACATAGACCTTTACATAATCTGCTGTAAGAAGTATAGTAATTAATTTAAGGTTTCAGCACTGCAGTGTTTAGCAcgggaagtcactttggacaaagctAAACACTAGTtaatcattgtacatcactttgggggaaaagtgtctgctgaataaatacatgtaaatttactttATCTGCAGCTCTGAGTTAACATTAAATCATGCTTTCCCCACCAAAGAAGAAATTTCCTATGGTCGTTTTATTTTAAGATCGGTGTTATTTAaaagaattctttttttttcccctgtcctACTCAGGCTTTAATGTTGAAACAGTGGAGTACAAGAACATCAGCTTCACTGTATGGGATGTTGGTGGCCAGGACAAGATCCGTCCGCTTTGGAGACACTATTTCCAGAACACACAAGGTTGGCCAGATATCTTTGTAGCATTGAGGGTGTTATTTTTCAGGCTGCAGTATTTCTGGCAAAATTCATCGTTAGATACGTGTTGGGAGGATTAGTCATTTCAGGCCTTTTATGGAAAGATGGGACAAACAGGGTCTTGTGGATGCATGCAAACAGCTCTCATGTCCTTCTCAAGGTGGCTGAAATTTTCTCAGGCAACACCcagaattaataattaatcttttattcctttaaactCATTATTTTGGAAGGCCTTTTCAGCTGATGTTAACATGTCACGAGCCTTggcttttttttgtggaaagaGGTAACTCGTGTTGGCAGCTGGCATTGTGCCGTTGTTAACATCTCCCTGCAGGTCTGATCTTTGTGGTGGACAGCAACGACAGGGAGCGAGTAAACGAGGCTCGAGAGGAACTGATGAGGATGCTGGCAGAGGATGAGCTGCGTGATGCTGTGCTTCTTGTCTTTGCCAACAAACAGGCATGAGCGCCTTCCAGCCCCACCTCCCCACACTCTCCAAACCTCATCACTGTCTAGCAAgagtcacacactgcagacGAAAAATCCTTTTACATTGACTCATTGTCCACATTTACTGTAGGTTTCCTGTTCCTCTACCCTCCTGGTCAATGATTGGCTTTGACTTTCTCTTTTCCCCAAGCTACTGCTGTACATTTCAGAACGTTTACACACTGAAGTTTGGAAAATGCTCTTGCTGCTTCTGCTGTCCCTCTAATGCAGATCCATGCATTTCCCACTAGGACCTGCCCAATGCCATGAACGCGGCCGAAATCACAGACAAGCTGGGCCTGCATTCGCTTCGCCACCGCAGCTGGTACATCCAGGCTACTTGCGCCACCAGTGGGGACGGCCTCTACGAGGGCCTTGACTGGCTGGCAAACCAGCTGAAGAACAAGAAATGAGATGGGTCAGCACAACAGGAGGACATCACGGActgtgtgtcccccccttccctcccctcctgTGCCTGGGCATCTGGTGGGTAGGTGTGTCGGATTTAAGGCCTGGATTAGTGTTTTGAAGAGCCTTACAGTcccatacatttacatgcacacaaatacactgctCTGTTAGCAACACTGACAAGGAAGACCATAAAGTGAAAAAGAATCAGagttaataatttatttgaCTTTATGTACTTTTTATGGAGCTTTGGATAAGGGAGCTCATTGAAGGATAGCCACTCAGGAATTATACACCTGTGTAATAAGTGACAATATGAAAACTGAAGGCTGCGTGATGAGATTAGACAAGTACCTGTGTTGTACTCATTCGCAATGCTTCTTTGAGTATAACTGGCAAACAATCTCACATTTAAGGATTTGTGTATAAATTTCACAGACCACAAATTATGTCCTGTGCTGGTTTCACAAGAAGTCCTGTATCTGTCGTGGTCAGTGGGTCTTACTGAAAGCATAGCTCAATTTCTGCCCGGTAGTCTCTTCTGTTTTctgggttttgttttgttaagcCCTGCCATGTACCTAATCCGCCTAATTAGATTTAAAGAGCTTAAGTCACTTCAGTGGTTTCTTTTGGGCGTTCTCTGTGGCAGCTGAGAGTAACGAAGACTTTTTCAATCATTGTGGTTTATAATCAACAATAGTTACTCTGTCAGATTTATAAATGAtttataaaagcatttaatttatttttctaaccAATATTTTGCTATCATAGCGAACTGCATTTATAGATATGCAGGagttatgaaataaaatgtttacaattaCATGTTGATTGACATAATGCTTAAGGGTCCAGCCTTAAGGAAAtatggaaattattatttttttttgttctacaggaaaacaataaaaacagaggCTGGTCTGGAATCTTTTTCCCACTTTCAGGTGAAGTTGCCCTCCAAATAGCTTGATGATGGCCTGAGCGGACATATTTAGTACTGCTTTATTTGAGCTTAACTTGCTTTGCCAATGACTTGGATGTTTCCTGCCTTATTTGCCCAGGTGTTTGTGTAGTCTTGATATTTCTCgttcgtgtgtgtatgtgtacatatgcaagagtgagagagagagagagagagggtaaAGAGTTTGGCTGAACAGATTTATGGATCCTTGTAGCTACTCTCGTGGCTCTTCTCTATGCTCGATGGTGGTACCCTCAGATCTTATGCTTGTAGCATCTTTTTCTCTCCCCGCTCTGCTCTGGCAGCCTGCCTTCTTACCAGTGTGACACAgtgaaatgctgaaatacaTGAGGTTCGAGGGGGATGGTTAGAACGCGCAGTGCACATTTCACTACGAAGGTTTAGCAGACAGCAGAGCCTCTCTCGTTGCCTGTGTTGCTCcgcagagcacaaggctggagtgaCTCAGAGGGCCCACGCAGCTGATTCATCTGACTGCCGGCCTGAAACAGGCACTGCTCTCGTGTTGCTGTCCTTTTCCTCTCCtgaatgtgttgtgtgtgcagaTCAGCTGGAAACATCACAAGGGCCCAGAGTGGTACTTTAAGGCACTTGATTGTACTCATGCAGTTTTTTGATTGTTAATATCCCAAGGAATTCTGCTGAGCAGTGTCGACATTGTGAGTGGTAAGCATGAGAAGAGCAAGAAAGCAGTGCTTTGATGTATGTTTCATATGGTGATTTCTTCCCAGTAGTTTTAAACTTGTGTTATATAAAGGTGATAGCAGTGTTTtgacagtacaaaaaaaacacacattaagaAATGGTCTTATACACCTATTTCAGATGCAGTGTCATGCCAAGAAATGCCCACTCTAACAAGTGatgttgtgaaatgttttaagaCTCTCATCTAAAAGAATCTTATGAtgattttaaattcaaatgtttGCAATTTCATTTCCACTACATACATTTCTGActtgataaagaaataaacacaacacaTCCTTGTAGTGTGCATGCATGTGAAGATGTAGTAAGCTTTGCATTTTATCATATAACCTGTAGTTGATAATGGAACTTTTTTGTCTGTTACATAtagaaaaaatagtttttgaGTGCCTATCTGTTTTGATGATTATAAAATTAAAGCTCTTGCAAAATGGATTTTTTCCACCCCATGAATGTGTAAGTTATGAAAGCTTTTCTGTACATTGACAAATCTGTGTAGCACTGCATTCAAATGATATGATTTATGATAGGAAGCcttttgtttatattaaaaaatggtATCTGTAAAGTTTGCATTTTGaggttttattttgcattgtgtgcaaattcacaaaaatgacaatcttttaaaattgttttggatCCCAGTGATTTATTGTTTTGAGGAAAACAAATTTTGGTTGggttagttttttttataatgaaCTTAGTATGTTTGTCAAGCAACAGTACATGTGACTGGAATTTTCGTTTGCTCATTGGGGGTCGAGGGTTCTGTCTGTTTGGCTGCTGTGAtattccacagcacagacagttTCAGTGTCCACAGCGACCACTCTGAGTGGGAGTATTATGTCTATACTTAACCAGTATGTGACCCGTCTTCTGACTGTCTGTACAAACCCACTGAAATTGTCTCAGTCCAACAGAATCCTCAGCAAATAGTTCTTGTACTTTCAGTTGAAGGCTTAtgagctgtttttaattttattttagattgCCCTGTGTTGAAAAGTGTCATTGACTCTGTGTACCACTGTATTTAGCtatgtattttgtaaattatttttctgttatgataatgtatttattgacacaaatatttttcacaGATGTACGTATGTGGTTTAAAAAAGCTTCCCTAATTCTTCCTTTTGAAATGTTGAATGAACTTTAGTTGTAGGTTTGCTGtttaaagattattttaatGCCTAGACTGTGAAGttagaaacatttaaatacttCTTCAGTGTTGCAAAACAAATAGATCTATATGTTTAGCAGCCTTTTTGTCCCTTCAGCTATGAGTGGGAATAGTTTACTTTGTGTTGAATAATAAACCTGTTTTTGCAGTAAGAAAACGCCTTTTGTACCTTTTGCTGCTTAACAAGGGTTTAGCAAAACGTATATCCAGCTGCAGAGTACATTTATCTATATGCATCACCCCACATAAAGGAATCAACCAAAAATTACAGtagcagtca
The window above is part of the Scleropages formosus chromosome 19, fSclFor1.1, whole genome shotgun sequence genome. Proteins encoded here:
- the arf3a gene encoding ADP-ribosylation factor 3a — encoded protein: MGNIFGNLLKSLIGKKEMRILMVGLDAAGKTTILYKLKLGEIVTTIPTIGFNVETVEYKNISFTVWDVGGQDKIRPLWRHYFQNTQGLIFVVDSNDRERVNEAREELMRMLAEDELRDAVLLVFANKQDLPNAMNAAEITDKLGLHSLRHRSWYIQATCATSGDGLYEGLDWLANQLKNKK